In Elaeis guineensis isolate ETL-2024a chromosome 1, EG11, whole genome shotgun sequence, a genomic segment contains:
- the LOC105039961 gene encoding uncharacterized protein: MVVMDSENLEDVIDLESGTSRTSSQQEGSDNSFSSGNAKSLSIRFRSGLGGLMMGEEAVNSGNVFSCSIDGCYENEEILAKERFDREENVGPFKKTAETNRPRKKASVRPPKPPRPPKSMSLNAFDQKLVHEISELAMLRQARIERTKMLKKKNTKAASSNTNLCAMVITILFFLIIIWKAL, encoded by the exons ATGGTGGTTATGGATTCAGAAAATTTAGAAGATGTCATTGATCTTGAGAGCGGCACAAGTAGGACAAGCAGTCAACAAGAAGGATCTGACAACAGTTTTAGTAGTGGGAATGCAAAAAGTTTGTCAATTAGATTCCGGAGTGGCCTTGGTGGATTGATGATGGGTGAAGAAGCTGTTAACTCGGGTAATGTTTTCTCCTGTTCTATTGATGGTTGTTATGAGAATGAAGAAATTTTAGCAAAAGAAAGGTTTGACAGAGAGGAAAATGTGGGCCCTTTTAAGAAGACAGCAGAAACTAATAGACCAAGAAAGAAGGCTTCCGTAAGGCCTCCAAAACCACCCCGGCCTCCCAAGTCTATGTCGCTGAATGCTTTTGACCAGAAGCTAGTACATGAGATATCTGAGCTTGCCATGTTGAGGCAGGCAAGAATTGAACGGACGAAGATGTTAAAGAAGAAGAACACCAAGGCAGCATCTTCAAACACTAACTTGTGTGCCATGGTTATCACCATTCTCTTCTTCCTCATCATTATATGGAAAG CATTATAG